One Rhodobacter sp. CZR27 DNA segment encodes these proteins:
- a CDS encoding AAA family ATPase, producing the protein MTRKSDLSLPPYFNLDPAASAAKLGKPVDTTRFAKAAAFCGRGRDDLARKGYAPDGKKRLRKFSTWEICRYLIPVASSHLRRVLRNNPDLPQGEGEGGAKWFTLEEVLALRNHFAEEGAAKKEYRPFRPAGLPAKVVAVANFKGGVGKTSTAAHLAMSAALDGYRVLVIDLDSQGSMTSIMGGKVADEWQTVFPLLAKDYALHVQEENEVREARGESPLPLDETLTEALKITAADVVQKTHWPTIDLIGAQLNLYWAEFQVPVWRMMLRRWPLWDALTGFLGREGLLDDYDIILLDTPPALGYLTINALAAADILLVPLGASFLEFDSTGRFFDMLYSTFASIEDGENAARRTAGLPEMKFEWDVVRALITRFDANQQTDLANVVQAYFGDFMNAYRQDFTALVGQAGEQVNGIYEADYRDFNRETYVRGRETFDRTYAEFKEILIGSWWRDQAMQEKEARNGEAQTA; encoded by the coding sequence ATGACCCGGAAGAGCGACTTATCCCTGCCACCCTATTTCAACCTGGACCCCGCAGCATCCGCCGCGAAGCTCGGCAAGCCGGTGGACACCACGCGATTCGCAAAGGCGGCAGCTTTCTGTGGCCGTGGTCGCGATGATCTTGCGCGCAAGGGATACGCTCCGGATGGCAAGAAGCGGCTGCGCAAGTTCTCGACCTGGGAGATCTGCCGCTACCTGATTCCGGTGGCATCGTCGCATCTCCGCCGGGTGCTGCGCAACAATCCCGACCTGCCGCAGGGCGAAGGCGAAGGCGGCGCGAAGTGGTTCACGCTCGAGGAAGTCCTTGCGCTGCGAAACCACTTCGCTGAGGAGGGCGCCGCGAAGAAGGAGTATCGTCCCTTCCGGCCGGCGGGACTACCGGCGAAGGTCGTGGCGGTGGCGAACTTCAAGGGCGGCGTCGGCAAGACCTCGACCGCGGCGCACCTGGCCATGTCGGCGGCGCTCGACGGTTACCGGGTGCTGGTGATCGATCTGGACAGCCAGGGCTCGATGACCTCGATTATGGGCGGCAAGGTGGCGGACGAGTGGCAGACCGTGTTTCCGCTTCTGGCCAAGGATTACGCGCTTCACGTGCAGGAGGAGAACGAGGTCCGTGAGGCGCGGGGCGAAAGCCCCCTGCCCCTCGACGAGACCTTGACTGAGGCGCTGAAGATAACCGCGGCCGACGTCGTGCAGAAAACGCACTGGCCGACGATCGACCTGATCGGTGCGCAGTTGAACCTCTACTGGGCCGAGTTCCAGGTCCCGGTCTGGCGCATGATGTTGCGACGCTGGCCGCTCTGGGATGCGCTGACCGGGTTCCTCGGCCGCGAGGGGCTGCTCGATGATTATGACATCATCCTGCTCGATACGCCCCCTGCCCTTGGGTACCTGACGATCAACGCGCTGGCGGCGGCCGACATCCTTCTGGTGCCGCTCGGCGCCTCGTTCCTGGAATTCGACTCGACGGGTCGGTTCTTCGACATGCTCTATTCCACCTTCGCCTCCATCGAGGATGGTGAGAATGCTGCCCGCCGAACGGCGGGCCTGCCGGAAATGAAGTTCGAATGGGACGTGGTGCGCGCGCTGATCACCCGTTTCGACGCGAACCAGCAGACCGACCTCGCCAACGTCGTGCAGGCCTACTTCGGCGACTTCATGAACGCCTACCGTCAGGACTTCACGGCGCTGGTCGGGCAGGCAGGCGAGCAGGTGAACGGCATCTACGAGGCAGACTATCGCGACTTCAACCGCGAGACCTATGTCCGGGGGCGCGAGACGTTCGACCGGACCTATGCCGAGTTCAAGGAGATCCTGATCGGCTCGTGGTGGCGCGATCAGGCGATGCAGGAGAAGGAGGCGCGCAATGGCGAAGCGCAGACGGCTTGA
- a CDS encoding AAA family ATPase, whose product MTQPVLPVTLPFPSPQIAEVFAVHLALDPPLPEELPELGAPDPEDRPRFGRLASDPEPPTAALAAPRDSGAGLRAVSRREAVTLLMLAGLAATLAEIDIARLFRPGTLTLLRPPAPGFEKPLEEAVTLRLLRHLRARAGLPEDEAPDPKLRSFAAKGGTSPRDTATEKRRFREQLAGLVEAGHPLILVTAEPDLPDGDLAALANLTLQLPRLSPDLVLEVLSRTHRGSFEEAEVRARLPDREALARLGALQITAAFALAEATEVADRLSEIAHAGLEVPRVTLDDLQGQPEAVTVLRRMAADLAAWRAGSLPWSQVTASALLAGPPGVGKTMAAEALAGSAGVPLIATSYSACQKMGHQGDALAELNARVEEAIGRAPSVFFIDEVDSYETRGGTDHSSKYQRGIVNGLLEQLSRLALAEGVIVIAATNFPEIVDPAVTRSGRLDLKVAMTLPDRQGLEDLLRAELARLGAVPEIAVEAITALARRLVGCSGADVAALVRDAAGRARAAGRGLTAADLAASAERLSPPADPAFERRAALHEAGHLVVGHLTDLPPATLARLTPHGGLVERPFLPVYTLPTAKARLACLMAGRVAERLVLGAPSSGAGAGPASDLAQATRLALDMETAWRLAEDDGERSGGLSWHDPDRVDLRADPTLRARVEARLGAAEAEATRLIRGHLDDLQRMAAALLRERELDAGRIAEVLTPLARRAPDDETASPAIRPSKPDGTGRTARPDAPPLHPEVGGRIAPPDVPPLAPPDGGEVLRVPASIGNQAPEGSA is encoded by the coding sequence ATGACCCAGCCTGTCTTGCCCGTCACCCTGCCCTTCCCTTCGCCCCAGATTGCGGAAGTCTTCGCCGTGCATCTCGCGCTCGATCCGCCGCTTCCCGAGGAGCTGCCCGAACTCGGCGCACCGGACCCGGAGGACCGGCCGCGCTTTGGCCGGCTGGCGTCCGACCCCGAGCCTCCCACCGCCGCCCTCGCGGCGCCACGCGACAGCGGCGCGGGGCTGCGGGCGGTGTCGCGCCGCGAGGCGGTGACGCTCCTGATGCTCGCCGGCCTCGCCGCGACGCTGGCGGAGATCGACATCGCCCGCCTGTTCCGCCCGGGCACGCTGACCCTGCTCCGCCCGCCCGCGCCCGGCTTCGAGAAGCCGCTCGAGGAGGCGGTGACGCTGCGGCTGCTGCGCCACCTTCGCGCCCGTGCCGGGCTGCCCGAGGACGAGGCGCCGGATCCGAAGCTCCGGAGCTTCGCGGCGAAGGGCGGAACCAGCCCGCGGGACACGGCGACCGAGAAGCGGCGGTTTCGCGAGCAGCTCGCGGGCCTCGTCGAAGCCGGTCACCCGCTGATCCTGGTCACCGCCGAGCCCGACCTGCCGGACGGCGATCTCGCGGCCCTCGCGAACCTCACGCTGCAGCTGCCGCGCCTGTCGCCCGACCTCGTGCTCGAGGTGCTGAGCCGCACCCACCGGGGCAGCTTCGAGGAAGCCGAGGTCCGGGCGCGCCTGCCCGACCGCGAGGCGCTGGCGCGGCTCGGTGCGCTGCAGATCACGGCGGCTTTCGCTCTGGCCGAGGCCACCGAGGTGGCGGACCGGCTGAGCGAGATCGCCCACGCCGGCCTCGAGGTGCCGCGGGTGACGCTCGACGACCTCCAGGGCCAGCCGGAGGCGGTGACGGTGCTGCGCCGAATGGCGGCCGATCTCGCCGCCTGGCGGGCGGGCAGCCTGCCCTGGTCGCAGGTGACGGCCTCGGCGCTGCTGGCCGGCCCGCCGGGCGTCGGCAAGACGATGGCCGCCGAGGCGCTCGCCGGATCGGCCGGCGTGCCGCTGATTGCCACCAGCTACAGCGCCTGCCAGAAGATGGGCCACCAGGGCGATGCCCTGGCCGAGCTGAACGCGCGGGTGGAAGAGGCCATCGGCAGGGCGCCGTCAGTGTTCTTCATCGACGAAGTGGATTCCTATGAGACCCGCGGCGGCACCGACCATTCCAGCAAATACCAGAGGGGCATCGTCAACGGCCTGCTCGAGCAGCTGTCGCGGCTGGCGCTGGCCGAAGGGGTCATCGTCATCGCGGCGACCAACTTCCCCGAGATCGTCGACCCGGCGGTCACCCGCTCGGGCCGCCTCGACCTGAAGGTCGCCATGACCCTGCCGGACCGGCAGGGCCTGGAAGACCTGCTGCGGGCGGAACTGGCCCGGCTCGGCGCCGTGCCGGAGATCGCGGTCGAGGCGATCACCGCCCTCGCCCGGCGGCTGGTCGGTTGCAGCGGCGCCGACGTGGCGGCGCTGGTGCGCGATGCGGCTGGCCGGGCGCGCGCCGCTGGCCGGGGCCTCACCGCCGCCGATCTCGCCGCGTCGGCCGAGCGGCTGTCCCCGCCCGCCGATCCCGCGTTCGAGCGCCGCGCGGCGCTGCACGAGGCCGGGCACCTGGTGGTCGGCCACCTCACAGACCTGCCGCCGGCGACGCTCGCCCGCCTGACGCCGCACGGCGGCCTGGTCGAGCGCCCGTTCCTGCCGGTCTACACCCTCCCGACGGCAAAGGCGCGGCTGGCCTGCCTGATGGCCGGCCGGGTCGCCGAGCGGCTGGTTCTCGGCGCACCCTCGAGCGGCGCCGGCGCGGGACCGGCCAGCGATCTGGCGCAGGCGACGCGGCTGGCGCTCGACATGGAGACCGCCTGGCGGCTCGCGGAGGACGATGGCGAACGCAGCGGCGGTCTCTCCTGGCACGACCCGGACCGGGTGGACCTCCGCGCCGATCCCACGCTCCGCGCCCGCGTCGAGGCGCGGCTCGGAGCGGCGGAGGCGGAAGCGACCCGGCTGATCCGAGGCCACCTCGACGACCTGCAGCGGATGGCCGCGGCCCTGCTGCGCGAGCGCGAGCTCGATGCAGGCCGGATCGCCGAGGTGCTCACGCCGCTGGCGCGACGGGCGCCGGACGACGAGACGGCCTCGCCCGCCATCCGCCCGTCCAAGCCGGACGGCACCGGCAGGACGGCCCGACCCGACGCCCCTCCGCTCCATCCGGAAGTCGGAGGCCGGATCGCCCCGCCCGACGTCCCTCCGCTCGCCCCACCGGACGGCGGCGAAGTTCTCCGTGTCCCGGCCTCGATCGGCAATCAGGCTCCTGAGGGATCCGCGTGA
- a CDS encoding YqaE/Pmp3 family membrane protein, which translates to MRLLLAILLPWLQFFTIGRPFAGIICLILQITLIGWLPAAIWSVYALSQYKTDRKIEAALSQRR; encoded by the coding sequence ATGCGCCTCCTTCTAGCCATCCTGCTGCCCTGGCTGCAGTTCTTCACCATCGGCCGGCCCTTCGCCGGCATCATCTGCCTCATTCTGCAGATCACCCTGATCGGCTGGCTGCCCGCCGCGATCTGGTCGGTCTATGCGCTGAGCCAATACAAGACCGACCGGAAGATCGAGGCGGCACTGTCGCAGCGTCGCTGA
- a CDS encoding replication initiation protein has protein sequence MAQKIAGRSREPQGNLVEIPREALTGALRRESVKKNVAAIHVSGKLTLLQRKLSNVLLLNAYDHLMTRPKHSIDARTLCLMVGYNSNDMETLKASLRSLAETVAEWDMLDQKGRQEWGVSSLLSYAKLAGGICEYAYSPALAEKLHDPKVFALINLNIQRRFTSGHALALYENCFRFVRTGSTGWWPIEIFRRLMGVDDSAYYENFKQLNAKIIKPAVAEVNRSSNILVTPEFRKMGRAVTDIRFLIKENPQLAMFEIDDGEAVRSSRVYQRLIAVGVGDRLARQWIAEHGETYVAEKLDYVAGQGKVTSTVRYLSAALRDDYGAPVAPDPSPEAVEALARRKAAEAAQAKAEAEREAAIAAERRERAERMALVRAVAESRNPTQRDADRRLFLRRLEGELEREDFARLGWASALNARAIFAFWEELVPGIFDRPQA, from the coding sequence ATGGCGCAGAAGATCGCTGGCCGCAGCAGGGAGCCGCAGGGCAACCTCGTGGAGATTCCGCGCGAGGCGTTGACGGGCGCGCTTCGCCGCGAGTCGGTGAAGAAGAACGTGGCGGCGATCCACGTCTCTGGGAAGCTCACGCTCCTGCAGCGCAAGCTGTCGAACGTGCTGCTGCTCAACGCCTACGACCATCTGATGACGCGGCCGAAACATTCGATCGACGCGCGCACGCTCTGCCTGATGGTGGGCTACAACTCGAATGACATGGAGACGTTGAAGGCCTCGCTTCGGAGCCTCGCAGAGACGGTGGCCGAATGGGACATGCTCGACCAGAAGGGTCGCCAGGAATGGGGGGTGTCATCGCTGCTCTCCTATGCCAAGCTGGCGGGCGGGATCTGCGAATATGCCTATTCGCCCGCGCTGGCCGAGAAGCTGCACGACCCGAAGGTCTTCGCGCTGATCAACCTGAACATCCAGCGGCGGTTCACCTCGGGTCACGCGCTGGCCCTCTATGAGAACTGCTTCCGCTTCGTGCGCACGGGCTCGACCGGCTGGTGGCCCATCGAGATCTTCCGCCGGCTGATGGGGGTGGACGACAGCGCCTATTACGAGAACTTCAAGCAGCTCAACGCCAAGATCATCAAGCCGGCCGTGGCCGAGGTGAACCGCAGCTCGAACATCCTCGTCACGCCGGAGTTCCGAAAGATGGGGCGGGCCGTCACCGACATCCGCTTCCTCATCAAGGAGAACCCCCAGCTCGCCATGTTCGAGATCGACGACGGCGAGGCGGTGCGCAGCTCGCGGGTCTATCAGCGTCTGATCGCGGTGGGCGTCGGCGATCGACTTGCACGCCAGTGGATCGCCGAACATGGCGAGACCTATGTGGCCGAGAAGCTCGACTATGTGGCGGGGCAGGGGAAGGTGACGAGCACGGTCCGCTACCTCTCGGCGGCGCTGCGCGACGATTATGGCGCCCCGGTTGCGCCCGACCCTTCGCCCGAGGCCGTCGAGGCACTGGCCCGGCGCAAGGCCGCCGAAGCGGCACAGGCTAAGGCCGAGGCCGAACGCGAGGCCGCCATTGCTGCCGAACGGCGCGAAAGGGCCGAGCGGATGGCGCTGGTGCGCGCCGTGGCCGAGTCGCGCAACCCGACTCAGCGCGACGCGGACCGCAGGCTCTTCCTGCGCCGGCTCGAGGGAGAGCTGGAACGCGAGGATTTTGCCAGGCTGGGTTGGGCGTCGGCCCTGAATGCGCGGGCCATCTTCGCCTTCTGGGAGGAACTGGTGCCGGGAATCTTCGACCGTCCGCAAGCCTGA
- a CDS encoding GIY-YIG nuclease family protein, with product MRDHQHVVLECKICGGRTVVRTNVLTSHQPSCADCLKARWTGPAEAAGLTFLRRDKGNRAYGYYRAPCGHEVRRQRELVERMARGETGVRCETCHAAKVAAEAERRGWQLVGPDLQGDPSYRLYRHTCGHEQRVARVNMGSGRFTCGGCGLAWPAAPNNLYVLRFGLADGGVAVKLGHSNNVESRLHDQLQLRRDLPAEILQVVPMPSGAAALRTEKRLHAALRRRCPWAVLPAERFRGVINVKTEIYDAALEPILLAALDAVKAGLRRRRSRRRGA from the coding sequence GTGCGCGATCACCAGCACGTCGTGCTCGAATGCAAGATCTGCGGCGGCCGGACGGTGGTGCGGACCAACGTGCTGACGAGCCATCAGCCAAGCTGCGCCGACTGCCTGAAGGCGCGCTGGACCGGTCCGGCGGAAGCCGCCGGGCTCACCTTCCTCCGCCGCGACAAGGGGAACCGCGCCTACGGCTACTACCGCGCGCCTTGCGGCCACGAAGTGCGGCGCCAACGCGAACTGGTCGAGCGGATGGCGCGTGGCGAGACCGGCGTCCGCTGCGAGACCTGCCACGCGGCGAAGGTAGCCGCCGAGGCGGAGCGGCGGGGCTGGCAGCTCGTGGGCCCGGACCTGCAAGGTGACCCGAGCTACCGGCTCTACCGCCACACCTGCGGCCACGAGCAGCGCGTGGCGCGGGTCAACATGGGTTCGGGACGGTTCACCTGCGGCGGCTGCGGGCTGGCCTGGCCAGCGGCGCCGAACAACCTCTATGTCCTGCGCTTCGGCCTCGCCGATGGCGGCGTCGCGGTGAAGCTCGGTCATTCCAACAACGTCGAGAGCCGGCTGCACGACCAGCTGCAGCTGCGCCGCGACCTGCCGGCCGAGATCCTGCAGGTGGTGCCGATGCCGAGCGGTGCCGCAGCGCTCCGGACCGAGAAGCGGCTGCACGCCGCCCTGAGGCGCCGCTGCCCCTGGGCGGTGCTGCCGGCCGAGCGCTTCCGCGGCGTGATCAACGTCAAGACCGAGATCTATGACGCGGCGCTCGAGCCGATCCTCCTCGCGGCGCTCGACGCGGTCAAGGCCGGGCTGCGCCGCCGCCGCTCCCGCCGCCGCGGCGCCTGA
- a CDS encoding recombinase family protein: MSKGNRVAIYARFSTDLQREASIEDQLVSCREAALRQGWQVVAEYSDRATSGASMFRAGIEALQRDAKAGRFDIVLSEGMDRLSRKLSDISRFHERMEHAGVRIWTITEEDVDDMKIGLKGTMNAMQLRDIALKTRRGQRGRVRQGKVAGGNSYGYDVVAGPADGKGRTEGGERAINPGKAAVVRRIFEDYARGLSPRRIAEALNTEGIPGPRGRAWGASTLHGNRERRTGILNNELYIGRLVWNRLQYRKDPDTGKRMSRPNAGDVLVTTDVPHLRIVDDDLWQRVRARQGALTSKGTQVAVWDRRRPKFLFSRLMKCGCCGSGVSKEGRDGFSCSAARSKGAAVCTNRTVIKQADLEGRVLHALEHHLMDEAAVRIFCEEYAAERNRLAAGATANRKGLEKELAQVKRDHAKLVDAIIAGVPVEQVKERMNALDARRKELERQLSAEAAPDPVRFHPSMSGAYRERIGALIRALREPEGMEEAKEAIRAMVEKIVLTPVMGPDGKTELAIDLHGALASLLRLATGLPMADVPRRAAGGANSVTASDGVSEAVEFVDKLVLVAGAGFEPAAFRL, from the coding sequence ATGAGCAAGGGCAATCGCGTGGCGATCTACGCCCGCTTCTCGACCGACCTGCAGCGGGAGGCCTCGATCGAGGACCAGCTGGTATCCTGCCGCGAGGCGGCGCTGCGGCAGGGCTGGCAGGTCGTAGCCGAGTATAGCGACCGCGCGACCTCCGGTGCCAGCATGTTCCGCGCCGGGATCGAGGCGCTGCAGCGCGACGCGAAGGCCGGCCGGTTCGACATCGTGCTGTCGGAGGGCATGGACCGACTGTCGCGCAAGCTCTCGGACATTTCGCGGTTCCACGAGCGCATGGAACACGCGGGCGTCCGGATCTGGACCATCACCGAGGAAGACGTCGACGACATGAAGATCGGGCTCAAGGGCACGATGAACGCGATGCAGCTGCGCGACATCGCGCTGAAGACCCGGCGCGGCCAGCGCGGCCGGGTGCGGCAGGGCAAGGTCGCGGGCGGCAATTCCTATGGCTACGACGTCGTCGCGGGACCCGCGGACGGCAAGGGTCGGACCGAGGGCGGTGAGCGCGCGATCAACCCGGGCAAGGCCGCGGTGGTGCGCCGGATCTTCGAGGACTACGCGCGCGGCCTGTCACCGAGAAGGATCGCCGAGGCGCTGAACACGGAAGGCATTCCGGGACCCCGGGGCCGCGCCTGGGGCGCCTCGACGCTGCACGGCAACCGCGAGCGCAGAACCGGGATCCTCAACAACGAGCTCTACATCGGACGGCTGGTCTGGAATCGGCTTCAGTACAGGAAGGATCCGGACACCGGCAAGCGGATGTCGAGGCCGAACGCCGGCGACGTCCTGGTCACCACGGACGTCCCGCATCTGCGGATCGTCGACGACGACCTCTGGCAGCGGGTTCGGGCACGGCAGGGCGCGCTGACGTCAAAGGGAACGCAGGTGGCCGTCTGGGACCGGCGGCGGCCGAAGTTCCTGTTTTCGCGGCTGATGAAGTGCGGCTGCTGCGGCTCCGGCGTCTCGAAGGAAGGGCGGGACGGCTTCAGCTGCTCGGCGGCGCGGAGCAAGGGTGCGGCGGTCTGCACAAACCGGACCGTCATCAAGCAGGCCGACCTGGAAGGCCGGGTGCTGCACGCGCTCGAGCATCACCTGATGGACGAGGCGGCGGTGCGGATCTTCTGCGAGGAATACGCCGCGGAGCGGAACCGGCTGGCGGCGGGTGCCACGGCGAACCGCAAGGGGCTGGAGAAGGAGCTGGCCCAGGTGAAGCGCGACCACGCCAAGCTGGTGGATGCGATCATCGCCGGCGTGCCGGTCGAGCAGGTGAAGGAGCGGATGAACGCGCTCGACGCAAGGCGGAAGGAGCTCGAGCGTCAGCTCTCGGCGGAGGCCGCGCCGGACCCGGTGCGGTTCCACCCGTCGATGTCGGGCGCCTACCGCGAGCGGATCGGGGCGCTGATCCGGGCGCTGCGGGAACCGGAGGGGATGGAAGAGGCGAAGGAGGCGATCCGGGCCATGGTGGAGAAGATCGTGCTGACGCCAGTGATGGGGCCTGACGGCAAGACGGAACTGGCGATCGACCTGCACGGGGCGCTGGCGAGCCTCCTGCGCCTGGCGACGGGACTGCCGATGGCCGATGTCCCGCGACGGGCAGCGGGCGGTGCAAATAGCGTCACGGCCTCGGATGGTGTTTCCGAAGCCGTTGAATTTGTTGACAAATTAGTGTTGGTTGCGGGGGCAGGATTTGAACCTGCGGCCTTCAGGTTATGA
- a CDS encoding tripartite tricarboxylate transporter substrate binding protein, producing MKSIIVSGLVAWALALPALAADYTIMAPAAPGGGWDQTARTMQDVLQAEGISDSVQVQNVPGAGGTVGLAQFVAGAAGDPSQLIVGGYVMVGAILTNASPVGLDDVTPIARLTGEYEAIVVPAASPIQSVSDLVAQLKADPGSVSWAGGSAGGADHITVGLFAKAAGVDPTKINYIAFSGGGEALAAILGNQVTAGVSSLGEFLPQVQAGTMRLLAVTSDERIAGVDAPTLTESGLDVVLQNWRMVAAAPGLTDEQKAAVAADIEKLNASEGWKAALETKGWANTYLAGAEFEAQLAKDTETTEAILRDIGLVK from the coding sequence ATGAAAAGCATCATCGTTTCGGGACTGGTCGCATGGGCGCTGGCGCTGCCCGCCTTGGCAGCGGACTACACGATCATGGCACCGGCCGCGCCGGGCGGCGGCTGGGACCAGACCGCGCGCACGATGCAGGACGTGCTGCAGGCCGAAGGCATATCGGACAGCGTGCAGGTCCAGAACGTCCCGGGCGCCGGCGGCACCGTCGGGCTGGCGCAGTTCGTGGCGGGCGCGGCGGGGGATCCCTCGCAGCTTATCGTCGGCGGCTATGTGATGGTGGGCGCGATCCTCACCAATGCCTCTCCCGTGGGGCTGGACGACGTGACGCCGATCGCGCGGCTGACGGGCGAGTATGAGGCGATCGTCGTCCCGGCGGCCTCGCCGATCCAGTCGGTCTCGGACCTCGTGGCGCAGCTGAAGGCTGATCCCGGCTCGGTCTCTTGGGCGGGCGGCTCGGCGGGCGGCGCCGACCACATCACCGTGGGGCTCTTCGCGAAGGCGGCGGGGGTCGACCCGACCAAGATCAACTACATCGCCTTCTCGGGCGGCGGCGAGGCGCTGGCCGCGATCCTCGGCAACCAGGTCACGGCGGGTGTCTCGAGCCTGGGCGAATTCCTTCCGCAGGTGCAGGCCGGCACGATGCGCCTGCTGGCCGTGACCTCCGACGAGCGGATCGCGGGCGTGGATGCCCCGACGCTGACCGAATCCGGGCTGGACGTCGTGCTGCAGAACTGGCGGATGGTCGCCGCCGCGCCGGGCCTGACCGACGAGCAGAAGGCCGCCGTCGCGGCCGACATCGAGAAGCTGAACGCCTCGGAGGGCTGGAAGGCCGCGCTGGAGACCAAGGGCTGGGCCAATACCTATCTGGCCGGCGCCGAGTTCGAGGCCCAGCTTGCCAAGGACACCGAGACGACCGAGGCCATCCTGCGGGACATCGGGCTGGTCAAATGA
- a CDS encoding ParB N-terminal domain-containing protein produces the protein MAKRRRLEAPSAAELEELETGFARETSVSSRPPIAQVAADAASLSMPLPATERASAARDSADASRLRRAEAEGLLLLEIPLAEIRADDLTRDRLRVDGEEMDELRASIRAHGLRLPVEVFERPEGQGERFGLISGWRRLWALRSLHAETGEDRYAVVRALVRRPADVSAAYVSMVEENEIRADLSPYERGRIAALAAGQGAFASVEEAVDVLFAAASKAKRSKIRSFALIHEELGDLLAFAPALGERPGLRLAHALRGGYATALREVLATGQGTDAEAEWALMEPLVKAAEGKALDPSRGGRPARRPVPSIADVSIERAGDGRGFLLRLQGPDVDDQLVQRIATEIRRMLETGKVSPAKPGMP, from the coding sequence ATGGCGAAGCGCAGACGGCTTGAGGCGCCCTCGGCGGCGGAACTGGAGGAACTCGAAACCGGTTTCGCCCGCGAAACCTCGGTGAGTTCCCGCCCCCCCATCGCGCAGGTGGCGGCGGATGCCGCCTCGCTCTCCATGCCCTTGCCCGCGACCGAGCGCGCCTCGGCCGCCCGCGACAGCGCGGATGCGTCGCGGCTGCGCCGGGCGGAGGCGGAAGGCCTGCTGCTGCTCGAGATCCCCTTGGCCGAGATCCGGGCGGACGACCTGACCCGCGACCGGCTGCGCGTGGATGGCGAGGAGATGGACGAGCTGCGCGCCTCGATCCGGGCGCACGGCCTGCGGCTGCCGGTGGAGGTGTTCGAGCGGCCCGAGGGGCAGGGCGAGCGCTTCGGGCTCATCTCCGGCTGGCGTCGGCTGTGGGCGCTTCGCTCGCTGCACGCCGAGACCGGTGAGGACCGCTATGCCGTGGTTCGCGCCCTGGTGCGCCGGCCTGCGGATGTCTCGGCGGCTTATGTCTCGATGGTCGAGGAGAACGAGATCCGCGCCGATCTCTCGCCCTACGAGCGCGGCCGCATCGCGGCACTCGCCGCAGGGCAGGGGGCCTTTGCCTCGGTCGAGGAGGCCGTGGATGTTCTCTTCGCGGCAGCCTCGAAGGCGAAGCGGTCGAAGATCCGCAGCTTCGCGCTGATCCACGAGGAACTCGGCGACCTCCTGGCGTTCGCGCCGGCTCTTGGGGAACGTCCCGGTCTGCGCCTCGCGCATGCGCTGCGCGGCGGCTATGCCACGGCGCTGCGCGAGGTGTTGGCGACAGGGCAGGGGACCGATGCCGAGGCGGAGTGGGCCCTGATGGAACCGCTGGTCAAGGCTGCCGAGGGCAAGGCGCTCGATCCGTCCCGTGGTGGCAGGCCGGCCCGCCGGCCCGTTCCCTCGATCGCCGATGTTTCGATCGAGCGCGCCGGCGATGGAAGGGGTTTCCTGCTGCGCCTGCAGGGACCCGATGTCGACGACCAGCTTGTCCAGCGTATTGCGACGGAGATCCGCCGCATGCTCGAGACGGGCAAGGTTTCGCCGGCGAAACCGGGCATGCCCTGA
- a CDS encoding ribbon-helix-helix protein, CopG family: MAKIGRPRAEGENIMLRLPLDMAAALDEVRKQESDLPTRQELIRRIVARYLEERGVLSGD; encoded by the coding sequence ATGGCGAAGATCGGGCGCCCGCGAGCAGAGGGTGAGAATATCATGTTGCGCCTCCCGCTCGACATGGCGGCCGCGCTTGATGAAGTTCGTAAACAGGAATCCGACCTTCCGACGCGGCAGGAACTGATCCGGCGAATTGTGGCGAGATATCTTGAGGAAAGAGGCGTTCTCAGCGGCGACTGA
- a CDS encoding tripartite tricarboxylate transporter TctB family protein translates to MNLRFPEKPRRPDGAAAVIGILLAALGGVMLWEGYRLPQQTGYAGVGPADVPKLVGWCLMALAAWTLADALRGRFEARPRQQIPPVLWIVGGLAAQLILLTAAGFSIASGLLFACTARAFGARRFWVTLPAGFLFALVVYGVFDRLLSLNLPAGLPERLVYGG, encoded by the coding sequence ATGAACCTGCGCTTTCCTGAGAAGCCGCGCCGCCCCGACGGGGCGGCGGCCGTCATCGGGATCCTGCTGGCCGCGCTCGGAGGGGTGATGCTCTGGGAAGGGTATCGCCTGCCGCAGCAGACCGGCTATGCCGGCGTGGGCCCCGCGGACGTGCCGAAGCTGGTCGGTTGGTGCCTGATGGCGCTTGCGGCCTGGACGCTGGCGGACGCGCTGCGCGGCCGGTTCGAGGCCCGGCCCCGCCAGCAGATCCCGCCGGTCTTGTGGATCGTGGGCGGGCTGGCGGCCCAGCTGATCCTTCTGACTGCGGCCGGGTTCTCGATCGCAAGCGGGCTGCTCTTTGCCTGCACGGCGCGGGCCTTCGGCGCGCGGCGGTTCTGGGTGACGCTGCCGGCAGGCTTTCTGTTTGCCCTGGTGGTCTATGGCGTGTTCGACCGGCTGCTGTCGCTGAACCTGCCGGCCGGGCTGCCGGAGCGGTTGGTGTACGGGGGCTAG